A DNA window from Drosophila pseudoobscura strain MV-25-SWS-2005 chromosome 2, UCI_Dpse_MV25, whole genome shotgun sequence contains the following coding sequences:
- the Ccdc39 gene encoding coiled-coil domain-containing protein 39: MNETDDMKTSSLNDFKIEAMASMGWTVDADIPMANAENLAILKELEGMRLLKLELMHHMNTLDERDQAVVRHTKNIEGTIQQNLTLYSSMQKDVVREAHKVQLVILEHNKIKEDLRKTQKELEEYTEYAEFTQRKICLNKREIDELTSRIKSAKTTLLEWTEAMEDGNKGYQLIEKYYLDDQQKARELNTKRQQLQADIDKRRKLVVQLYDEQNTLEKNLERTACLYRAAHLERRQMVDTWKNAVNQMTQREYDIQRSESECAMLMEEAAVVTQRYKEQDQQLDEVIENNRQVEYAIEGLNTETSDMKNMIQQVIDAAILKDREIDSLRKELENLSNRVHVQRMENRNLVAQREAKKLEIEGYSLVLEKVEERLKSIENKALNADQRLKILEDMMESEEEMLKNLEKEQQKVNDLLFRTQRQVTELRDEEKTLHIQNESLACTLAALKRSQRQVTHELQRQTEIHYNLCFKFLEVERNYALMSGSQEDPAVEERNLKILANLELEFEKLQRLISTTEAQNKKLNYNMNNMVIQYNADEKELDMGRFKIKEAQVYCEGTVKRLRMNRFENSERIVELNMVKMRCSDLEIGINGCDQGAFDLEKHRLTFRRAIKDRTVELRSQEDVLQLKRKHLNEELSTMKADLGERKKHIEAMRSRFELTSRLLGKNDDGTLVTSTQLKVENAQNRQLMADEGDALNKKVLQAEQEVTALENTLRQFDRSNNKYRKTFEPTDENSRDRERIEKELQVIEEAYARDVATLKHLRCKKHRYDQKFMALKAEEDELLTRLEQAKNQRAEHSEELEKLNRDMDDQRSKLERANREIRMELREIKQRPISDDFLANFERDLNLQELEARNSKGLNMLVDMANSDENGPEIIDLILQKGLKLPQHLKRTRSCVSWKTPSSSSQDAGSYISVSGKGFLAGISARSSASDLSSLKDDSSNASVSGVSIVSLEFPTQK; encoded by the exons ATGAACGAAACGGACGACATGAAGACGTCATCGCTGAATGACTTCAAGATAGAGGCAATGGCCTCCATGGGGTGGACAGTGGATGCCGATATACCCATGGCTAATGCCGAAAATCTGGCCATACTGAAGGAGCTGGAGGGCATGAGGCTGCTCAAGCTGGAACTGATGCATCACATGAATACGCTGGATGAGCGGGATCAGGCGGTAGTTAGGCACACCAAGAACATTGAGGGAACCATCCAGCAGAATCTC ACGCTGTACAGTTCGATGCAGAAGGATGTGGTCAGGGAGGCGCATAAGGTTCAATTGGTTATACTGGAGCATAACAAGATCAAAGAGGATCTGCGCAAGACGCAGAAGGAGCTCGAAGAGTACACCGAATATGCAGAGTTCACTCAGCGCAAGATCTGCCTAAACAAACGGGAGATCGATGAGCTGACATCCCGCATCAAGAGCGCCAAGACCACGCTGCTGGAGTGGACGGAGGCCATGGAGGACGGCAACAAGGGCTACCAGTTGATCGAGAAGTACTACCTGGACGATCAGCAGAAGGCCCGAGAGCTGAACACGAAGCGCCAGCAGCTCCAGGCGGACATTGACAAGCGTCGCAAGCTGGTCGTCCAATTATACGACGAGCAGAACACCCTGGAGAAGAACCTGGAGCGGACGGCGTGCCTTTATAGGGCTGCCCACCTGGAGCGCCGTCAGATGGTGGACACCTGGAAGAACGCTGTCAACCAGATGACCCAGCGCGAGTATGACATCCAGCGCAGCGAGTCGGAATGCGCCATGCTGATGGAGGAGGCGGCCGTCGTTACCCAGAGGTACAaggagcaggaccagcagTTGGACGAGGTCATCGAAAACAATCGCCAGGTGGAGTACGCGATCGAGGGTCTGAACACGGAGACATCGGACATGAAGAACATGATCCAGCAAGTTATTGATGCGGCTATACTCAAGGATCGCGAGATCGACTCGCTGCGCAAGGAGCTGGAGAATCTGTCCAACAGGGTGCACGTGCAGCGCATGGAGAACCGGAACTTGGTCGCACAACGAGAGGCCAAGAAGCTGGAGATCGAGGGCTATTCGCTTGTCCTGGAGAAAGTAGAGGAGCGCCTGAAGTCAATCGAAAACAAGGCTCTGAATGCCGATCAGCGCCTGAAGATACTCGAGGATATGATGGAGAGCGAGGAGGAGATGCTAAAGAATCTAGAAAAGGAGCAGCAAAAGGTCAACGATCTACTCTTCCGCACCCAGCGACAGGTGACAGAGCTGCGGGACGAGGAGAAGACCCTCCACATTCAGAACGAATCCCTCGCGTGCACACTGGCGGCCCTGAAGCGGAGTCAACGCCAAGTCACCCACGAGCTGCAGCGGCAGACCGAGATCCACTACAATCTGTGCTTCAAGTTTCTGGAAGTTGAGCGAAACTACGCCCTGATGAGCGGCTCCCAGGAGGATCCAGCGGTGGAGGAGCGCAACCTGAAGATCCTGGCCAATTTGGAGCTCGAATTCGAGAAGCTGCAGCGCCTGATCTCCACCACGGAGGCGCAGAACAAAAAGCTCAATTACAACATGAACAACATGGTCATCCAGTACAACGCCGACGAGAAGGAGCTGGACATGGGGCGGTTCAAGATCAAGGAGGCGCAGGTCTACTGCGAGGGCACCGTGAAGCGACTTCGCATGAATCGCTTCGAGAACTCGGAGCGGATCGTCGAGTTGAATATGGTGAAAATGCGCTGCAGCGACCTGGAGATCGGCATCAACGGCTGCGACCAGGGCGCGTTTGATTTGGAAAAGCATCGCCTCACCTTCCGGCGGGCCATCAAGGACCGGACCGTCGAGCTGCGCAGCCAGGAGGATGTCCTCCAGCTGAAGCGCAAACATCTCAACGAGGAACTGAGCACCATGAAGGCCGATCTCGGTGAGCGCAAGAAGCATATTGAGGCCATGCGATCGCGGTTCGAGCTCACATCTCGCCTGTTGGGCAAGAACGATGATGGCACTCTCGTGACCAGCACCCAGCTGAAGGTGGAGAATGCCCAGAACCGACAGCTGATGGCCGACGAGGGGGATGCCTTAAACAAGAAGGTACTCCAGGCCGAGCAAGAAGTGACTGCCTTGGAGAATACTTTGCGTCAATTCGATCGCTCAAACAATAAATACCGCAAGACCTTCGAGCCAACAGATGAAAACTCAAGGG ATCGGGAGCGGATCGAAAAGGAGTTGCAGGTGATAGAGGAAGCCTACGCTCGCGATGTGGCGACTTTGAAGCATCTGCGTTGCAAGAAGCATCGATATGACCAGAAGTTCATGGCCTTGAAGGCCGAGGAGGATGAGCTGCTCACACGCCTCGAACAGGCCAAGAACCAGCGGGCAGAGCACTCCGAGGAGCTGGAAAAGCTGAACCGGGATATGGACGATCAGCGTTCGAAACTGGAACGGGCCAACCGCGAGATCCGCATGGAGCTGCGAGAGATCAAGCAGCGTCCGATCAGTGACGATTTCCTGGCCAATTTCGAGCGGGACCTCAAcctgcaggagctggaggcgcGCAACTCCAAGGGTCTGAACATGCTGGTGGACATGGCCAATAGCGATGAGAATGGCCCCGAAATCATTGACCTTATACTGCAGAAGGGTCTCAAGCTGCCCCAGCACTTGAAGCGCACCCGCAGCTGCGTATCCTGGAAGACTCCCTCGTCGTCGTCCCAGGATGCTGGCTCCTATATCAGTGTCTCCGGCAAGGGCTTCCTGGCGGGCATCAGTGCCCGTTCCTCGGCCTCCGATTTGAGTTCCCTCAAGGACGACAGCTCCAACGCCTCTGTCTCGGGTGTCAGCATTGTATCCCTCGAGTTTCCCACGCAGAAATGA
- the LOC4802524 gene encoding zinc finger protein 160, which yields MCSTSVLCPLCAVPSFGSIDALQQRLIKAANGPLACPFSNCKELFLGLDKLTIHLFTHTSLMTESPAATTATTTTAPVTPPAAPTTAATQTPTATTAPKRRGKRSKAKAVEPAPAPPPPPPVPEPPASCDICEFSFRNNELRDMHFRLVHENGDAEEQQGMGPQPEKEPHQEPYKCHLCSKTFRMKGSLRVHLKVVHMMGVPCSSQSGNGSATTNGSNAPSPKLNICDRIRHKEASASGSCPASSSTSSQPYALSGALSMLQQSPASPEATSSTPKVWECDVCTKSFTTKYFLKKHKRLHTGEMPYTCEICARTFTFQQSYHKHLLYHSEVKPHVCGVCGRAFKELSTLHNHQRIHSGEKPFKCEVCGKCFRQRVSFLVHTRIHTGVMPYKCELCQKTFRYKVSQRTHRCLSDNQTPEQLIKAFLEGNESPTQPSPASAEIADINGCGVTDPDQEALLSQTIDDIVVEQCQKLGICGVEPQLAQPVPLDVAGMHFNGSSSPLQQLQNLRLYSPQQMEMPSSDGDIFKRFLMDAT from the exons ATGTGCTCCACATCGGTGCTGTGTCCACTGTGCGCGGTGCCCAGTTTCGGGAGCATCGATGCACTGCAGCAGCGACTGATCAAAGCGGCCAACGGCCCCTTGGCTTGTCCCTTCTCCAACTGCAAGGAGCTGTTCCTTGGCCTGGACAAGCTGACGATTCACCTATTCACTCATACCAGTCTGATGACCGAAAGTCCTGCTGCCACAACCGCAACCACAACCACTGCCCCTGTTACCCCGCCAGCAGCCCCAACAACGGCTGCGACTCAGACGCCGACTGCGACTACTGCCCCCAAGCGCAGGGGCAAGCGATCGAAGGCAAAGGCTGTAGAGCCGGCGCCCGCCccacctccacccccaccAGTGCCCGAGCCGCCGGCCAGCTGCGATATCTGCGAGTTCAGTTTCCGGAACAACGAGCTGCGGGACATGCATTTCCGGCTGGTGCACGAGAACGGGGatgcagaggagcagcaggggaTGGGTCCCCAGCCGGAGAAGGAGCCCCACCAGGAGCCCTACAAGTGCCACCTATGCTCGAAGACGTTCCGCATGAAGGGATCGCTCCGGGTGCACCTCAAAGTGGTGCACATGATGGGGGTGCCGTGCTCTAGCCAGAGCGGGAATGGCAGTGCCACTACCAACGGCAGTAATGCTCCCTCGCCGAAGTTAAACATTTGTGACCGCATCCGGCACAAGGAGGCGTCGGCCAGTGGCAGTTGCCCCGCCTCCAGCAGCACCAGTTCCCAGCCGTATGCCCTCAGTGGAGCCCTGAGCATGCTGCAGCAGTCCCCAGCCTCGCCGgaggccaccagcagcacgCCCAAGGTGTGGGAATGCGATGTGTGCACCAAGTCCTTCACAACCAAGTATTTCCTGAAGAAGCACAAGCGCCTACACACCGGGGAGATGCCATACACGTGTGAAATCTGCGCCAGGACATTTACCTTTCAGCAGTCGTACCACAAGCATTTACTCTACCACAGCGAGGTGAAGCCGCATGTGTGTGGAGTGTGCGGACGGGCCTTCAAGGAGCTGTCCACGCTGCACAACCACCAACGCATCCACAGCGGCGAAAAACCCTTCAAGTGTGAGGTGTGCG GAAAATGCTTCCGCCAGCGGGTATCCTTTCTAGTCCACACCCGCATCCATACGGGCGTCATGCCCTACAAATGTGAGCTCTGCCAGAAGACGTTCCGCTACAAGGTGTCGCAGCGCACCCATAGATGCCTCAGCGACAACCAGACACCGGAGCAGCTGATCAAGGCATTTCTCGAGGGCAATGAGTCGCCGACACAGCCCTCGCCGGCCAGTGCCGAGATTGCGGACATCAATGGCTGTGGTGTGACGGACCCGGACCAGGAGGCGTTGCTCTCCCAGACCATCGACGACATCGTTGTGGAGCAGTGCCAGAAGCTGGGCATCTGTGGCGTTGAACCACAGCTTGCGCAGCCAGTGCCCCTGGATGTGGCCGGCATGCACTTCAATGGCAGCAGCTCgccactgcagcagctccagaaTCTGCGCCTCTATTCCCCGCAGCAAATGGAGATGCCCAGCTCGGATGGGGACATCTTCAAGCGCTTCCTGATGGACGCCACGTAG
- the atms gene encoding RNA polymerase II-associated factor 1 homolog translates to MPPTINNSVVNSTADKRPQRQTERKSEIICRVKYGNNLPDIPFDLKFLQYPFDSHRFVQYNPTSLERNFKYDVLTEHDLGVTVDLINRELYQADSMTLLDPADEKLLEEETLAPTDSVRSRQHSRTVSWLRKSEYISTEQTRFQPQNLENIEAKVGYNVKKSLREETLYLDRDAQIKAIEKTFLDTKTDITKHYSKPNVVPVEVLPVFPDFINWKYPCAQVIFDSDPAPVGKNVPSQLEEMSQAMIRGVMDESGEQFVAYFLPTEQTLEKRRADFIAGELYNEEAEYEYKIAREYNWNVKTKASKGYEENYFFVMRQDGIYYNELETRVRLNKRRVKVGQQPNNTKLVVHHRPLEAVEHRMQRYRERQLEVPGEEEEGEVQVDEEMDVDEEPTPAPAVEKEKAAQAAPATPKPAGGTDSPAQVARDRQSRSRTRTRSRSGSSSGSGSASGSGSRASSRSKSGTRSPSGSRSRTNSPAGSQKSGAGSARSRSRSHSRSRSKSGSRSRTPSKAGSRSRSPSKARSHSRSRSGSGSRTPSRSRSGSPSGSGSSSGSGASDEE, encoded by the exons ATGCCGCCCACTATCAACAATTCAGTGGTAAATAGCACTGCCGATAAACGTCCGCAACGGCAAACGGAACGCAA ATCGGAAATCATTTGCCGTGTCAAATATGGCAACAATCTGCCAGACATACCCTTCGACTTGAAGTTTCTGCAATACCCCTTCGATAGCCACCGTTTCGTGCAGTACAATCCCACGTCCCTGGAGAGGAATTTCAAGTACGATGTGTTGACGGAGCATGATCTGGGCGTTACGGTGGACCTGATCAATCGCGAGCTATACCAGGCGGATTCCATGACTCTGCTGGATCCTGCCGATGAGAAGCTGCTGGAAGAAGAGACCCTGGCGCCCACGGATTCCGTGCGTTCCCGCCAACATTCCCGTACCGTGTCCTGGTTGCGCAAATCCGAGTACATTTCCACGGAACAGACCCGCTTCCAGCCGCAAAATCTCGAGAACATCGAAGCCAAGGTGGGCTACAATGTCAAGAAATCTCTGCGCGAGGAGACGCTCTATCTGGATCGCGATGCCCAAATCAAGGCTATCGAGAAGACCTTCCTCGATACAAAGACCGATATTACTAAGCACTACTCCAAGCCGAATGTGGTGCCCGTGGAGGTGCTACCCGTCTTCCCCGATTTCATCAACTGGAAGTATCCTTGCGCCCAGGTCATTTTCGACAGCGATCCTGCTCCGGTAGGCAAGAACGTGCCATCCCAGCTGGAGGAGATGTCCCAGGCCATGATTCGTGGTGTGATGGACGAGAGTGGCGAACAGTTTGTCGCCTACTTCCTGCCCACAgagcaaaccctcgagaagcGACGCGCCGACTTCATTGCCGGCGAACTGTACAACGAGGAGGCGGAGTACGAATACAAGATTGCCCGGGAGTACAACTGGAATGTCAAGACGAAGGCCTCCAAGGGCTACGAGGAGAACTACTTCTTTGTCATGCGGCAGGATGGCATCTACTATAATGAACTGGAGACCCGTGTCCGTCTCAATAAGCGACGCGTCAAAGTCGGCCAGCAGCCCAACAATACGAAGCTG GTGGTCCACCATCGCCCGTTGGAGGCCGTGGAGCATCGTATGCAACGATATCGCGAGCGTCAACTCGAAGTTCCCGGAGAGGAGGAAGAGGGGGAGGTGCAGGTGGACgaggaaatggatgtggaTGAAGAGCCGACCCCAGCGCCCGCtgtagagaaagagaaggcTGCACAAGCTGCGCCTGCTACTCCCAAGCCAGCCGGGGGCACCGATTCTCCTGCCCAAGTGGCACGGGACCGGCAGTCTAGATCCAGGACTAGAACTCGCAGTCGCAGCGGCTCCAGCTCGGGGTCAGGATCTGCGTCTGGCTCTGGATCACGGGCCAGCAGCCGCTCCAAGTCTGGCACACGCTCACCCAGTGGCTCCCGATCGCGCACTAATTCACCAGCGGGATCCCAGAAGTCCGGCGCCGGGTCTGCCAGATCGAGATCGCGGTCGCATTCAAGGTCACGTTCCAAATCCGGCTCCCGCTCTCGCACACCCTCCAAGGCGGGCTCCCGCTCTCGCTCACCCTCGAAAGCACGATCCCACTCTCGCTCACGCTCCGGTTCTGGCTCGCGTACGCCCAGCCGTTCGAGAAGTGGATCGCCCagtggctccggctccagttCAGGCAGCGGCGCCTCAGACGAGGAATGA